A segment of the Spirochaetota bacterium genome:
AAGGCTGAGGAAATTAAAAAATTGCTTGGCCAAAAAAAAGTATATATGTTTGATATCATGAGTTCGCCCGGTGCAGGGAAAACCACTATCACCGATAGAATAATCAATGACCTTATAAAAGATTACAATATAGCCCTGATTGAAGGCGATATTGAAACAACCAATGATGCAAATCGGCTTGCAAAATATAATATTCCTATTGTTCAGATTGAAACAAAATTGTTTGGGGGCGCCTGCCATTTAGAAAGCTCATGGATAATGGGTTGTTTGGAAAAATTTGATTTAGATGCTGTTGATGTGGTCATCATTGAAAATGTTGGCAATCTTGTATGTCCTGCTGAATTTGAACTTGGTGATGATGAACGGGTTGTAGTATTAAGTGTTACCGAGGGTGAAGACAAACCAGTGAAATACCCGTTAATGTTTAATTCTTCGCATACACTGTTGATTAATAAAATTGACCTTTTGCCCTATCTTGATTTCAATATGGATGAGTTACTGGCAAATGTAAAGCGCACAAATCCAAAGATGGAAGTACACAAGATAAGTGCCAAAACCGGTGAAGGCATAGAAGGATTCTTAAAAGCACTGCGCTCACGGATAAAAAATAAAGTTGGCAAGTAACTTTATAATAAAAGTGTCATGTAGGGGACATCTTTGCCGCTTTCGGATGTGCTAATGTATGCTTCCCTTAAGATATAATGTACTATGTACAGGGAGAAATAGATGACCAAAACTCTCATGTGGGTTGGTTTTAATGTTTTTGTCCTGCTTATGCTTCTTTTAGATTTAGGTGTTTTTAATCGTAAAGCACATGAAATTAAAGTAAAAGAAGCGGTACTGTGGACAATATTCTGGATAGCGTTGTCCCTGATATTTAATGCAGGCATATATTTTTACGCTGGATACCATAAAGCCTTGCTATTTTTCACTGCCTACCTTGTTGAAAAATCATTAAGCATGGATAACATATTTGTATTCTTGATGCTGTTTACCTATTTTAAAGTAAATCCAATGTATCAACATAAGGTGCTTTTTTGGGGTGTGCTGGGTGCTCTTATCATGCGTGCCATATTCATTTTTGCTGGCATTGCGTTAATAGAAAAATTTGACTGGATACTGTATGTCTTTGGAGCATTTTTAATCTATACTGGATACAAGATGATGAAAGAAAAGGATAAGGAGATCCATCCTGAAAAAAATCCAGTGTTAAAATTAGCACGCACAATGCTACCCGTTACCAGCGACTATCGTAATGGGTATTTTTTTGTTAAAGAAAATGGGAAACGCTTTGTTACACCGCTTTTTATTGTCTTGCTGGTCATTGAATCAACGGATGTTGTGTTTGCGGTTGATTCAATTCCTGCCGTGCTTGCAATAAGCCATGACCCGTTTATTGTGTATACATCAAATGTCATGGCCATATTAGGGTTAAGAGCACTTTATTTTGCACTGGCAGCAGTCATGCGTCTATTTAGATTTCTGCATTATGGATTGTCGGTTATCCTGATATATGTTGGCTGTAAGATGATAGCAGCCCAGCTTGGCTATCATATCCCCACCGAGATATCATTGGGAATAATTGCATTTGTATTGACAATTTCAATAGTTACCTCTATCTATATCCCCGAAAATAAAGAAAAATTACAGTAACAAATACAAAGGCAATTGCACCAAGACAATAGCTGTGTGATTTATGGAGGTGTGGTTATGGTCACTGTAGGTATTAATATTGGTTCTACCAGTGTAAAAGTTGTAGTATGTAACAGTGGAGTTGTTAATACATTTAACATAATGCCCCATGAAGGTGATGTGCCGGGTACGCTTACCACCATCCTATCGCAATTAAAAATTCCTGAAGATGCACGGGCGATAGTTACCGGAAATGAAGGAAGGTTTTTATTACATCTGCCCCGAGTCATAGAATCTGTGTGCATTGAGGAAGCGCTAAAACACAGTGATTACAACCCGGATGCAATAGTATCTATGGGAGGCGAGGACCTTGTAGTCTATACTGTTGATGAGCATAAAAAGATTAAGAATAATTTTTCAGGAAATAAGTGTGCTGCAGGTACAGGTGAGTTTTTCAAGCAACAATTGGCCCGCATGGATATGACACTTGCTGATATTCATTCTATTCCAGAAAAAAGCAAGGTATTGCGATTATCAACACGCTGTTCAGTATTCATGAAAAGTGATTGTACCCACAGGCTCAACAAAGGTGAAGCCACTAAAGGTGATATAGTTCTTTCACTTTCCAATGTGATGGCAGTTAAAGTTATAGACTTTTTAAAAAAGGCACGAATTCACAAGGGCATTGTGATTCTAACCGGTGGTATAACACGCAATCCATATATATTACAGTTTATTAAAGAAAAATTGCCTCATGTTGAGTTTATCATACCAGATACCGCTGCTTATTTTGAAGCCTATGGTGCAGCGCTATTAGCAGAGCAGTACGGTGAACCAATTGGTGATACTCTATTTGAAAAACATACTATAAGTTTTCCGCGATTTAACAGTTTAAAAACAGCGCTCAATAACGTTACGTATATCCCCTCAAAGCGTGGAGTTGCAAAACCCGGTGGGGAGTATATATTGGGTGTTGATGGAGGATCTACCACAACAAAAGCATGCCTTGTTGATATACACACTCATGAAATTGTAGCTGCACACTATGGAAGAACCCATGGTGATCCGGTTAAAGCATTGAAGCAGTGTATTGTTGAAATACAAAAACAGCTAAAAGAACAGATAGGGGATAGCCCCATCATTATTTCATTGGCAGCAACTACTGGCTCATCACGAGAAATATTAGGAGTCTTTTTAGAAACACCAGCTATCTACAATGAAATCATTGCCCATTCAGTTGGTACTACCTACTTTAAGCCAGATATTGACACAATATTTGAGATTGGTGGTCAGGATGCAAAGTATGTATATTTAAAAAATGGTGTGCCCATTGATTATGCAATGAATGAAGCCTGTTCGGCAGGAACCGGTTCGTTTTTGGAAGAATCAGCTCAAGGCGATCTGAACATTGCCCATGCATGGGAGATAGGTGATATTGCATTGCAGGCAGAGCATCCACTCAAATTTGGTGAGCACTGTTCAGCATTTATCAACTCTGATATTCGCAAAGCCATTCAGCAGGGAGCAAGCCGGGAAGACATCACTGCGGGTTTGGTGACATCAATCGTTGCTAACTATCTCAACCGTGTTGTAGGAAACAGAACTATTGGCAATTCCATCGTGCTTCAGGGAGGAGTTGCAAAAAACAAAGCTGTACCGCTTGCATTTGCCATGCTTCTTGGAAAACATATAACAGTGCCACCGGACCCGGAACTGATGGGCTGTTTTGGCGTGGCGATAGTTGCCTTAAATAAGCTTACGGATGGCCTGTTACAAAAAAAATTCTATTCACTTGATGCAATTCTTAATACAAACATTGTCTATGAGCGCGAGTTTATATGCAAGGCTTGCGATAATTATTGTCCCATTCGGGTACTCAATGTTAATGGCAACAGGTACATGTTTGGTGGCAGGTGCAATAAATATGCAAATATGCGAAAAAAGCGCGTTATCCATGAAGAGGAGGTTGTTGATTTTATTGAAAAAAGAAATGAGTTATTGTTTGGTGAATGCGCACCACAGGAAATGCCACACAATGCCTCTATAACGGTTGGCATGCCGCTGTGTTTTTCAGCATATACCTTGTGGCCGCTGTATTCATGGTTTTTTAAAGAATTAGGTGTGGCGATAGTTACCTCTGATGAAATCTCAGAAGAGGGAAAAGCTAAAGTTGAAAGTGCTTATTGCTTTCCTGCTGAGATAGCGCATGGTGCGGTTAAAAATATTCTTGATAAGAATGTTGATTATATCTTCCTGCCGCACATTAAAGAAATGAAAAGCTATCAGAATGATGCCCGTGCAACGTTTTGCCCTATTACTCAGGGATTACCATATTATATTGAAAAGGCATTTGATGAAATTCCTAAAGAAAAAATACTTTCGCCAGTTATTAGTTTCGAACTGTCAGATGAAATGACGGAAAATTCATTTATCCATGTGGCTGTAAAACTTGGCTTTTCACCGGAAGAAGGAAGAAGGGCATTTGGGCTTGCGTTACAAAAGCAAAACGAATATTTTGTAAAAGCCAGAAAATTAGGGGAACAGGCTCTAGAGTTTGCACGGAAACTTAAAAAACCTGCCATAGCATTACTGGGGAGGCCCTATAATGCATTTACAAAAGATGCAAATATGGGCATTCCCAAAAAATATACCAGTATTGGGTATACGGTTATTCCGTTTGACATCCTTCCCTTTGAGGATGAAGAAATATTTCCTAACATGTACTGGTTTTATGGACAGCTGGATATGAAAGCAAGTGTCATGCTTGCAAAAGAAAATAATATTTATGTGACATTTATTTCTAATTTTTCGTGTGCGCCTGATTCGTTCATGCTGCATTACTTAAAATGGATTATGGGTTCCAAGCCTTTTCTTATCTTAGAGCTTGATTCCCACACAGCTGATGCAGGAGTTGATACACGTATTGAAGCTTTTCTGGATATTATTGAGGGCTACAGACAAAAATGTATGGGTGAAGAAACTCAGCGCTATGATAATGGCCTGCGTTTTGTCATTGAAGATAATGAATTGTACGTACGTAATATAGTTACCAATAAAAAGATACCTGTGCGCAATAACAAAAAGGTTACATTACTTTTAGCAAGCATGGGGCGTTTAGGAGCAGAACTTCTGGCAGCATCATTGCGTTCGGCTGGTATTAATGCTGAGGCAATGCCTGTGCCTGATGCTAAAACATTACAACTGGCCAGACAATTTGTGTCAGGCAAGGAATGTCTGCCTTCACATCTGGTGCTGGGAAGTGCGCTGCAGTATTTTTCTTCATCGCGATATAAAAAAGATGAAATATATCTTTTATTTGTACCAACAACCCAGGGGCCGTGCCGTACAGGGCAGTACTTTGTATTTTATGAAAATCTTTTTAGGGACATGCGTTTTGATAACGTTTGTGTTGTGACGCTGGATTCATCACATTCATATACAGAATTAGGGCCGCATTTTTCAAAACATGCATGGTGGGGAGTTGTCATCAGTGATTATATGAAGGACATTGAAACTTCGCTCAGAGCCTGTGCCAAGGATCCCGTTAGTGCAATGGCTCTGTATGACCAACTATGGCAGGAGTTAATCTCAGTTGCCGAAAAGGATGTAACCAGGGTTATCCCGGTGTTAAAAAAGATTGCTGTAGCTATCAGCAACATTCCATTACAGAGAACTATCGCACAATGCCCAAAGGTGTTGATTGTTGGCGAGATCTATGTACGCAGGGATGATTTTGCTGTTGACGAACTTGTTAAGCACTTCAGTAAAAAAGGGATTATTGCAAAAGTTTCAGGAGTGAGTGAATGGATCTATTACTGCGATTTCGTACGTGAGTATGAATATAAGAAGGCCGTTAAACTGGCTCCATGGTATAAAAAGCTATTTATCCCGGAGGCAAGGTTATTGTTGAAATTTTTTATTGAGCAGTGGTACAAACACAGAGTTGAGAAAAAAGTTAAACGAGCGTTGCAACACACACAGCTAATCCCTAAAACCCCCCATGATATGCATCATATCATGAATATGTCACAAAAACATTTTGTGGATCTGGAACTGCAATCTGAGATTACCGTTTCAAGTGGTGTGGCAGCGGCGGCTATGCAGGATGGCTATTCGGGAATTGTCAATATATCACCGTTTGCCTGTTTGATTGGTCGTGTCATCGAAGGAGTTTTAACGCCATGGGCACGTACCAGAGGATATCCGGTGATGTCGGTTGAAATTGATGGTAATACTATCCCCCCTACAACGCTGAACAAACTTGAAATATTCATGTTAAATGTCATGCGATTTAAGGAAAAGCCGGAAATGAAAGAAGTTATTGAACATCCTGCACAAACGGTAGTTGCAATTGATAGGAAAATAATTAAGAATTTATAATACTCTAAGCTTTTTTAGTAAAAGCTATTGCTTCATCAACAGTGTGAAATACTGCAAAAAAATCAAACATTGCAGGTTGTTCTATCATTATTTTTTGCAGCAGATCATCAGTCATCACAAGTAATGCATAACCACGTGTCTTTTTCCAGAATTGCAGTGATTTCATTAACACGCCAATAATAGGATTGGAAACCTCCTGTACTGATAGCACATCAAGAATGAAATGCTGGTGGTCGGGGTAGTTTTGTATATCTTGCTTGACAAATTCTAAGATTTGATTAGCCTCTTCTTTGTTGATTGCAGGCTTTTTGATCTTCCCAATGAGAATAGCATTATCTTTTAAAAATTCAGAAGAAAAAAGATCATTTAATGTGCTCATAGTTTACCCTTATGTATAAATATTTATGTCATGATACAAAGCCAACAAATGATATGTCAATGAAAAAAAGTTTTAATACGTTGGCTTACAGTATATTGATTATGCTTTTTACTTCAGAATGTGGAGCAATAGCTTGAAAACATTCATACAGTATTGTATTAAGATTCTTTCATATAGTTTTATAGCACTATGTAGCTTTGTTGTTTTAGTGGTGCTGATTCTTTTTATTGCTGATCTTGTGTTAACCACTGATAGGGTGTCAAAAATTGTTACAGACCAGGTAGAATCTCATCTCAATGCAAAGACTTCCTTTACTATAACACATTTTTCTTTGTTCAATGGCTTTGAAATTAAAAATTTTATTCTGAGAGGTACTGACAGTGAAAAACCTGTAATAGCCTTTGATACATTTCGATTGCGGTATAGTTTTTTTCCTTTTTTAATAGGAAAAATCAAAATATATGAAATTGGATTATACAATCCCTCTGTATATCTTGAAGAGCAGAAAGGGATATGGAACATTCAAAAATTGGTAAAATCTTCTGAAAAAAAAGAAAAAGAAAAAAAAGAGGAGGCTAAGGAGGAAAAAGAAAAAAAGAATGAGATCACTTTGCCAATACCAGTAGAAATACTTTTTGGGTTTGTATTGGAAAATCTTACAGTAACAGTACACAGTAGTACTTACAGTGCAACATTAAAAAATTTTTCTAGCTCTATCAAGCTACACATCCCACCGGCGCGTCACATTCCGTTAAACATACTGGCATTAAGATTGTTTGATGCATTAAACATTACTGTAAATCCAGAAGAAACGTTGTCGTTTTCTTTTGTTTCCAGGGATATTTCTGCCGGTCCACCGTTGCTATTTACATTTAATCTTGTATATAATCCTGAAGGAAAACAGTTGTTCAGTAGCTTTAAGTGTGGAACATACAATACACCTGTCAGGTTTTCACGAAAACATGTAGCTCCACTCAATGTCAGGATAGAATATGATATCGCATATAATTCATTAAATGATGCAGTCCACTGTAAAATTCTACGAGTTGTATTTGGTACATCAGTATGGATTTCATTTGCAGGTACTATCGAACATGTAAACAGTGAACCAGAAATACAGTTTGCCATGCTTGATAGCAATATCAAGCTTAACGAAATGTATCAGTATACCAATGTGCTTCTTGGGCCAAAACCGTACTTTAATGGTTCCATTTCAATTTTTCCACTTACAATACAGGGGAACATTCATACATTAACAGTGAAAGGTGCAATACGCGGGCAAAAGGTTGCATTTGCTACTGATGGATTTTCTGTAACTATTCCCTTAATTGAAATACCATATTTGGTAATACTGCGAAATCCTGTTGTTGAAGCATCCATTGATATTGGGATCCCTCATTTTGTTTATGCACTGGATGAAAACAGGTCACGGGATAATAGTATTAGCTTACAATGCAATGTAGTATATAATCTCAATAGCAGCATGCTGGATATTCAAAAGGTGGTTGTAGTACACAGGGCACCTGAGATAGCAGCAGAGACTATTCGAGTTGAGGTTTCTGGTTCAGTGAATTTGGGTGATGTTGTGGCAGCAAGTATTGGTGTGTCCACATTACGGTTTGATATTCCATCAATAGCTTTTTCTTTACCTTCCCCATTGAAACAGTCCCTGACATCAAGCCCCATAACAAAGCCTGTGACAGTAAGACTTAAGGCCGATGTAATTACCTCTGCACAAACAAATAGTATCAATCTAAATGCTTTTGGTAAAATTCCGGATTATTCTATTGATGATTTAACTATTGCAGCATCAGTTACGCAGAAGCCGCAAAAAGGGAAGATTGATATAGCATACTGTGAAGTATCTAGCAAAAAGCATTATGCCAGTATTCATATTAAAGGGTCTGTGGTTACAAAAGATGAGGTGTCACTTGACGTGGATGCAGGAGTACATGTTGCTCCACGGGTACCAATTTCTTTTGGCAACTATACAGTAAACGGCATTTTAAATGTATTGTTACGTCTTAAAGGGACTATGCAATCATTGGTTGCTAAGGGGAATTTGCAATCTCAAAAGTTGATACTCAGTAATGATGCTGGTAAACTTTTTGTTGGCCCGGTTGATATGGATATACCAATAGCATATACAATGGGGCAAAGTTTTAAGATGCCATTTGATTCTGCTGATGTTATGAATATAGAGCTGTTTAAGCAAAAGGAAAATTTTTCCATTGGCAAGATTGTGGCACTACATCCATCGCGAAATATTGCTTTTGAATATGTTACGAATGCGCATGGGTATATTGGGTTCAAGCGTAACATAATGGAAATCAAAAATTTGCAGGCTGAAGTTTTACGCGGGACAGTTACTCTAAAGGAATTAAATTTCAATCTGGCTGATCTTAATCCGCAACACATGGAGTTTAGATTAGCGCTCAATGCAAATGATATAGATATTGGAAAGCTGGACAAACCCGAATCGATAAGGATTAATAAAGATGCACTGTTATCACTTAATGCGCAGGTTATGGGTAAAAACCTCAACATTGCACAGGATTTTGATATATCAGGATCTATTAACATATATAAGGTTGGGGAGGATTTTGCAAACAGGCTTTTTAAAGGCATAAATGAAGAACGGGGAAAGTCAAAGTTAGGGATGGGACAATTTGCCGTGGATAACTCGCTCATTATTACCGGATTTGATTTTTATATGGATAAAGGTCTGGTATACCCAACAGTCTTTTTCAAAAAGAAGGTGCTGGGTGTTTTTGTTACTGTTAATAATGAACAGGTGCGCTATGAGCGTATCCCGGTTGTGGAATTTTTTAACAGGGTAAGGGAGGAAACATTATGAAACATATAGTGGCGATAGCTCTAGCTATCGTTGCCGGCATATTGTATTCACAGGCACGATGTAGTTCTTCCAGTTGCCTGAAAGGAGTACCCAGCTGTATTGAAATACACCCCCCTGCAATACAAATTACTGGCGAAAAGACAGCGCTTGAGCGCCAGCTTGTAGGCGAATACAGAGAAATTGAAAAGGATGCATGGGTTACGTCAACCGTTATGGTGCCATCAAAAGGGGAGCGCCGTGCAATGGTTACTGCTGATGAGACTATGCTGCAGGCAATTAAGTTAAGAGAATTCAATGAAGATAAGATACGTATATACAAGGATATGGGAATCATTGGTGAAATGAATAATGGATATGTGGGAATAGTAGATGAAAAGAAATTACAATCCATGAAGGAGGCTACAGTCATACGTACACTGATTAATGATGAAAACAATGCACGACAGATTATATTTATAAAAAGTTCAGATTCAAAGGATTCAAAAGATCCTACAGCCATTCAGTTTGGCTATGATTTTGCCAGAGAACAACAGGCAAAAGCAAAAAAGGGTGACTGGATACAGAAAGAAGATGGTCGCTGGGTGAGAAAATGAAACGTATAGTATGTGCTCTATTTGCATTACTTTTGATAGGATGTGCATCAACAGCATACCGTGATATACCGTTTGATTATTCACAGGTTTTGACCAAAGAATTCCGTTTTGGTACAGGTCGATCAATTCCGCTTACCTTTGAGCGTTCGGTAAACGTAAGTGGAAGTATCACCGCTGATGGTAAGTACTTTGTGTATGCATCAAATAAGGAAAGAAGTAATTTTGATATCTACTTACGGGCACTGAACAACATCAAAACTGTTCGTTTGACCATCCATCCTGCCAGAGATTTTGCACCTGATGTATCGCCTGATGGTAAATGGTGTGCATTTGTTTCTACTCGTGATGATCCTGAAGGTGATATCTTTATTATGAAGCTTGATCCTGAAAAAATTATAACGCAGGGTGACCAGGAAGTACCATCTAACAATATCACTGCAGTACGGGATCCGCTTTCGGGAGCTGTCACACCGATACGCGACGCTTCACCCTGTTTTTCTCCTGATGGTAAGCTAATTGCATTTTCCTCTACACGTGATGGTGAAGAATCCATCTACATTATAGGAAAAGATGGGACTGGCATTCGCAAAATTACTGAGGGGATGCAGCCGCGATTTTCCGGCGATGGCAAAGAGCTCATCTTTGTGAAAAAAACTAATACGGGAAGTGATGTCTTTACAATTAATATTACTACCGGCACGGTGAAACAAATCACCAGTAGCCTATACGTTGAGCTATCGCCCTGCTTTGGGAAAACCAGTAATGATATATATTTTATGCGCATTCAGTATGATACCAATGGTGATACAAGACTGGATTCCAATGATAAAGGCATGCTATTTGCCTATGATGTGCAAAAAAAAGAGGAGTATCCTCTGACGTTGATTGAAGAGCCTTCAGCCACACCACGCTGGGTGTCGTATGCTGATGGTGTAATTGTGTACAGCATCGTTGAAGGCCAGTACATCAATATTGCAATGATTCCGCATACAGGCATTATCCCAAAACAGAAAAATGCTCTCAGACAATATGAGCTGGCACTGAAGTATAAAGAAGATTTTGACGATAGTGACCGCTACCAGCGCTGTCTGTTTGCCACATATTACTTTTTCAAAGAATCCAGTGATATTGATTCGCAGATAATAATTGCCAGAGCTCTGTATGAATTATCGTCCATACAGCAGTATTCATTCGTTACCAATATACTGGCAGATCTGAGTAAACGAAGCAAGCCAGCGCAAATTTATATGCGCTATCGTAGCGTGAAGGATAAAGAGAAGCTGACATACCTTGAGCAGGTTGTTAAGGAGTTGTTGGCACAAAACGAAGAAAAGATTGCACCCTTTTTTATGGAAGAGCTTGCTGACCAGTATGCACGCATACAGATGAAAGCAAAAGCCAAAGTTTTGTATAATGAGATTATTGCTCGATATCAAAATTATACTCGTTTAATGTATATACGGTATAAAGCTGGTGAACTGGTATATAAGGAATTCAGTATCCCTGAAGAATGGATTACTGTACTTCAGTCTTCCTATACATACCTTAAAAATGCAATAACGGTTTCAATACTTGAACAAACAAAAAATATCACATCTAAGGTTAGGTATGAATATGCTAAAACATCAGCTGAAAAATACAATGTGCCTATCATTAAAGCTATTATGAACTATGTAGCTGCAACTGCCCTTATGGAGCTTTCACAGAATGATGATGCAATACCATTGCTAAAACAGGGCTTGGAGCATACCAAAAAGCTGGATGTGGCGTACTTTTTGATGAATGTAACCTTAGGAAAATTGTATTATGCAAAACAAAGTGATGAGTGGGTTGTGTACTACGAAGCTGCTGTCAACAATTATCAGGCACAGTGGAAGCAGGACATACGGCCTATTATTGAACAACTTGCAGAATATTTTGAAAACACAGGGCAAAGGCTCAGCGCTGAAGGAAACTTCAAAGATGCAGTAGCATTATATAAACGCTCAATAACCATGAATACACTGCTCCATCTTAAACGCCGTTACAAAGATATATACAGTGCCAATGCACCTGGCGCTCATATAGGATATATTAATGCAATGCTGGCAGTATCACAGGACAAAGCTGTGGGCACTATTGAAAAGGAATACTTAGAACGATTGCCCATTGCACGGATGGATTTTGATAAGGCACATATATATGGCTTGGGATATATCTATGTAAAGCAGGCTACAGCGCTGGCTCCTTCACCAGATGCCATGGATGGCAAGTCCTCTCATGAATTTGAAATGCTCCTTGGATTGTTCACTAATGCCCTGCAACACATTGACTGGTCACTATTTATAGATGATACGTTTGTTGATGCATATTTGCTCAAAGGATGGATATATCAGTATATTGATGAATTGCGTGTTCGTTTTCCCTCAAAGAAACGTATAATTGATTCATATTTCCCTGAGTATTTATGGGAAAAATCCATTCCCCTGTATGAAAAGGCACTGGAAGCTAACAATAAAAACCTGTTCCCCCAAAAAGAGGCGGATATCCATTGTAACATAGGAAACATCTATTTTCTTTTAAAAAATTTTAATTTAGCTTCACGGCATTATGCTGAGGCAATTAAATATACAAAAACTTTTTCAACATTGAAAGAAGAAGCTCTCTTTTACTATCACTATGGGTATTGTTTGTGGCAGCAGGGTAATTATAATGGGGCATA
Coding sequences within it:
- a CDS encoding acyl-CoA dehydratase activase encodes the protein MVTVGINIGSTSVKVVVCNSGVVNTFNIMPHEGDVPGTLTTILSQLKIPEDARAIVTGNEGRFLLHLPRVIESVCIEEALKHSDYNPDAIVSMGGEDLVVYTVDEHKKIKNNFSGNKCAAGTGEFFKQQLARMDMTLADIHSIPEKSKVLRLSTRCSVFMKSDCTHRLNKGEATKGDIVLSLSNVMAVKVIDFLKKARIHKGIVILTGGITRNPYILQFIKEKLPHVEFIIPDTAAYFEAYGAALLAEQYGEPIGDTLFEKHTISFPRFNSLKTALNNVTYIPSKRGVAKPGGEYILGVDGGSTTTKACLVDIHTHEIVAAHYGRTHGDPVKALKQCIVEIQKQLKEQIGDSPIIISLAATTGSSREILGVFLETPAIYNEIIAHSVGTTYFKPDIDTIFEIGGQDAKYVYLKNGVPIDYAMNEACSAGTGSFLEESAQGDLNIAHAWEIGDIALQAEHPLKFGEHCSAFINSDIRKAIQQGASREDITAGLVTSIVANYLNRVVGNRTIGNSIVLQGGVAKNKAVPLAFAMLLGKHITVPPDPELMGCFGVAIVALNKLTDGLLQKKFYSLDAILNTNIVYEREFICKACDNYCPIRVLNVNGNRYMFGGRCNKYANMRKKRVIHEEEVVDFIEKRNELLFGECAPQEMPHNASITVGMPLCFSAYTLWPLYSWFFKELGVAIVTSDEISEEGKAKVESAYCFPAEIAHGAVKNILDKNVDYIFLPHIKEMKSYQNDARATFCPITQGLPYYIEKAFDEIPKEKILSPVISFELSDEMTENSFIHVAVKLGFSPEEGRRAFGLALQKQNEYFVKARKLGEQALEFARKLKKPAIALLGRPYNAFTKDANMGIPKKYTSIGYTVIPFDILPFEDEEIFPNMYWFYGQLDMKASVMLAKENNIYVTFISNFSCAPDSFMLHYLKWIMGSKPFLILELDSHTADAGVDTRIEAFLDIIEGYRQKCMGEETQRYDNGLRFVIEDNELYVRNIVTNKKIPVRNNKKVTLLLASMGRLGAELLAASLRSAGINAEAMPVPDAKTLQLARQFVSGKECLPSHLVLGSALQYFSSSRYKKDEIYLLFVPTTQGPCRTGQYFVFYENLFRDMRFDNVCVVTLDSSHSYTELGPHFSKHAWWGVVISDYMKDIETSLRACAKDPVSAMALYDQLWQELISVAEKDVTRVIPVLKKIAVAISNIPLQRTIAQCPKVLIVGEIYVRRDDFAVDELVKHFSKKGIIAKVSGVSEWIYYCDFVREYEYKKAVKLAPWYKKLFIPEARLLLKFFIEQWYKHRVEKKVKRALQHTQLIPKTPHDMHHIMNMSQKHFVDLELQSEITVSSGVAAAAMQDGYSGIVNISPFACLIGRVIEGVLTPWARTRGYPVMSVEIDGNTIPPTTLNKLEIFMLNVMRFKEKPEMKEVIEHPAQTVVAIDRKIIKNL
- a CDS encoding TerC family protein; translated protein: MTKTLMWVGFNVFVLLMLLLDLGVFNRKAHEIKVKEAVLWTIFWIALSLIFNAGIYFYAGYHKALLFFTAYLVEKSLSMDNIFVFLMLFTYFKVNPMYQHKVLFWGVLGALIMRAIFIFAGIALIEKFDWILYVFGAFLIYTGYKMMKEKDKEIHPEKNPVLKLARTMLPVTSDYRNGYFFVKENGKRFVTPLFIVLLVIESTDVVFAVDSIPAVLAISHDPFIVYTSNVMAILGLRALYFALAAVMRLFRFLHYGLSVILIYVGCKMIAAQLGYHIPTEISLGIIAFVLTISIVTSIYIPENKEKLQ
- a CDS encoding DUF1318 domain-containing protein — encoded protein: MKHIVAIALAIVAGILYSQARCSSSSCLKGVPSCIEIHPPAIQITGEKTALERQLVGEYREIEKDAWVTSTVMVPSKGERRAMVTADETMLQAIKLREFNEDKIRIYKDMGIIGEMNNGYVGIVDEKKLQSMKEATVIRTLINDENNARQIIFIKSSDSKDSKDPTAIQFGYDFAREQQAKAKKGDWIQKEDGRWVRK
- a CDS encoding AsmA family protein is translated as MKTFIQYCIKILSYSFIALCSFVVLVVLILFIADLVLTTDRVSKIVTDQVESHLNAKTSFTITHFSLFNGFEIKNFILRGTDSEKPVIAFDTFRLRYSFFPFLIGKIKIYEIGLYNPSVYLEEQKGIWNIQKLVKSSEKKEKEKKEEAKEEKEKKNEITLPIPVEILFGFVLENLTVTVHSSTYSATLKNFSSSIKLHIPPARHIPLNILALRLFDALNITVNPEETLSFSFVSRDISAGPPLLFTFNLVYNPEGKQLFSSFKCGTYNTPVRFSRKHVAPLNVRIEYDIAYNSLNDAVHCKILRVVFGTSVWISFAGTIEHVNSEPEIQFAMLDSNIKLNEMYQYTNVLLGPKPYFNGSISIFPLTIQGNIHTLTVKGAIRGQKVAFATDGFSVTIPLIEIPYLVILRNPVVEASIDIGIPHFVYALDENRSRDNSISLQCNVVYNLNSSMLDIQKVVVVHRAPEIAAETIRVEVSGSVNLGDVVAASIGVSTLRFDIPSIAFSLPSPLKQSLTSSPITKPVTVRLKADVITSAQTNSINLNAFGKIPDYSIDDLTIAASVTQKPQKGKIDIAYCEVSSKKHYASIHIKGSVVTKDEVSLDVDAGVHVAPRVPISFGNYTVNGILNVLLRLKGTMQSLVAKGNLQSQKLILSNDAGKLFVGPVDMDIPIAYTMGQSFKMPFDSADVMNIELFKQKENFSIGKIVALHPSRNIAFEYVTNAHGYIGFKRNIMEIKNLQAEVLRGTVTLKELNFNLADLNPQHMEFRLALNANDIDIGKLDKPESIRINKDALLSLNAQVMGKNLNIAQDFDISGSINIYKVGEDFANRLFKGINEERGKSKLGMGQFAVDNSLIITGFDFYMDKGLVYPTVFFKKKVLGVFVTVNNEQVRYERIPVVEFFNRVREETL
- the hypB gene encoding hydrogenase nickel incorporation protein HypB, producing the protein MEIQVLQNIYESNIQKAEEIKKLLGQKKVYMFDIMSSPGAGKTTITDRIINDLIKDYNIALIEGDIETTNDANRLAKYNIPIVQIETKLFGGACHLESSWIMGCLEKFDLDAVDVVIIENVGNLVCPAEFELGDDERVVVLSVTEGEDKPVKYPLMFNSSHTLLINKIDLLPYLDFNMDELLANVKRTNPKMEVHKISAKTGEGIEGFLKALRSRIKNKVGK